In Dermacentor silvarum isolate Dsil-2018 chromosome 2, BIME_Dsil_1.4, whole genome shotgun sequence, the following proteins share a genomic window:
- the LOC125943492 gene encoding ubiquitin-like modifier-activating enzyme 1 codes for MAQNPADIDESLYSRQLYVLRHDFMLRMARSNVLISAIRGLGVQNAKNIIFSGVKSVTIHNQGVCTVADLSSQFYLNECALGKNRAEACLRSLTEMNAYVPAVIGDIAAQEIMKACSARSTRSTSCRSSA; via the exons ATGGCGCAAAACCCGGCTGACATCGATGAGAGTCTCTACTCAAGACAGCTGTATGTCCTCCGACATGACTTCATGCTCCGGATGGCCCGGTCGAATGTGCTTATATCAGCCATTCGGGGCCTGGGAGTACAGAATGCCAAGAATATCATCTTTAGTGGCGTCAAGTCGGTCACCATCCACAACCAGGGTGTGTGCACTGTTGCCGACCTCTCCTCTCAGTTCTACCTGAACGAGTGTGCCCTTGGTAAAAACCGAGCAGAGGCCTGCCTCAGATCACTGACGGAGATGAACGCGTATGTCCCG GCAGTCATTGGAGACATTGCTGCGCAGGAGATCATGAAGGCATGCAGTGCAAGGTCAACGCGATCCACCAGCTGCCGCAGTAGCGCGTGA